The segment GGACCTGAGCAAGGTTTCACACAACCAGGAACAGTGATTGTTTGTGGAGACAGTCATACAGCAACACATGGTGCTTTTGGTTCTTTAGCATTCGGTATTGGTACATCTGAGGTTGAACATGTTTTAGCTACACAAACATTAGTTCAAAAAAAAGCAAAAAATTTTAGAATAAATGTTAATGGTCAATTACCTCTTGGAGTTACATCCAAAGACGTAATTCTTCAAATTATTGGTAAAATAGGAACAGCCGGAGGAACAGGTTCTGTAATAGAATATTCAGGTGATTTAATAAGGTCTTTAAGTGTTGAACAAAGAATGACAATTTGCAATATGACAATTGAAGGTGGTGCAAGGGCAGGGTTAATAGCACCTGATGAAAAGATATTTGATTATTTAAAAGGAAAACCAATGTCACCAAAAGGAGATAATTGGGAAAAGGCTGTTGGCTATTGGAATACTCTTAAAACTGACACTGATGCAAGCTTTGATCAAGAAATAAACTTAAACGCCAATGAAATTTTACCAATGATTACTTGGGGAACTTCTCCTCAAGATGTGATTACAATCGATGGTAAGGTTCCTAATCCACAGAGCGAAAACGACGAAGATAAAAAAAATTCTATCGAGAGAGCTTTAAAATATATGGGTTTAAAACCTGATATGGCAGCTAAAGATATTAAAATTGATAAAGTATTTATAGGAAGTTGTACAAATGGAAGAATAGAAGACCTAAGAGAAGCTGCTAAAATTTTAAAAGATAAAAAAATATCATCACATGTAAATGCAATGGTTGTTCCAGGTTCTGGATTAGTTAAAGAACAAGCAGAACAAGAAGGTTTAGATAAAATATTTTTAGCCTCTGGATTTGAGTGGAGAGAGCCTGGATGCTCAATGTGTTTAGCAATGAACGCCGACAAATTGAAACCTGAGGAAAGATGTGCTTCTACTTCAAATAGAAATTTTGAAGGTAGACAAGGTAGAGGCGGAAGAACTCATCTAGTAAGTCCTGGAATGGCGGCTGCCGCAGCAATTTCTGGAAGCTTAGACGATGTTAGAAAGTATCAAAATTAAATGAAAAAATTTAATTCATTAAAAGGCATACCTGCGTATTTACCAATAGTAAATATCGATACAGATATGATTATTCCAAAACAATTTTTAAAAACTATCAAAAGAACGGGGCTTGGAAAAAATTTATTTTTTGAAATGAGATATGACAACCAAGGTAAAGAAATTAGTGATTTTGTATTAAACCAAAGTCCATACAATGATTCAAAAATCTTAATTACTGGTAAAAATTTTGGATGTGGTTCTTCAAGAGAACATGCGCCATGGGCATTATTAGATTTTGGAATAACTTGTGTTATTAGTTCTAGCTACGCAGACATTTTTTTTAGCAATTGTTTTAAAAATGGAATTTTACCTATTATTTTAGAGGAAGAAAAAATTAAAGAATTGTCAGAATACGCAAATAGAAAAGAAGAAATTTCTGTTGATTTAAATGAAGAAAAAATAGTTTATGGAAATAATGAAATTAAATTTCAAGTAGATCCATTTAAAAAAAAATGTTTATTAGAAGGTCTTGATGATATTGCTCTTTCTTTAAAGAAATCAGATAAAATTGAAAATTTTGAATCAAACTTAAAAAATAAGAAACCATGGATTTTTAATGATTAAAGTAAGAAAAAGAAAAATACTTTTATTGCCAGGTGACGGAATAGGTCCTGAGGTTATTAATGAAGTTAAAAAAATCATTAATTGGTTTAATGATAAAAAATCTTTAGATTTTGAAATAGATGAGGCTCTTGTTGGCGGTTGTTCGTATGACAAACATGGAACGCCGATTACTGATGAGGTTTTTTATAAAGCTCTTGAAAGTGAAGTGGTAATGCTAGGAGCTGTTGGAGGCCCCAAATGGGATGATATTGAATTTTCAAAAAAACCTGAAAGAGCACTATTAAAGCTTAGAAAAGAATTAAAATTATTCGCAAATTTAAGACCAGCAATATGTTTTGAACAATTAGTTGATGCATCAACTCTCAAACCTGAAATTGTATCAGGCTTAGATATAATGATAGTTAGAGAGCTGACAGGTGGAATTTATTTTGGTGAACCAAGGGGAATTAAACCAATAGACAATGGTGAAAGAAAAGGAATAAACACACATACTTATACGACTAGTGAGATTACTAGAGTAGCTAGAATTGCTTTTGATTTAGCAAAAAAAAGATCTAATAAAGTAACCTCATGTGAAAAATCAAATGTAATGGAAGCAGGTCAACTTTGGAAAGAAGAAGTCCAAGAACTTCACGATAAAGAATATAAAGATGTAGAGCTAAGTCATATGCTTGCAGATAATTGCGCAATGCAGCTTTTAA is part of the Candidatus Pelagibacter sp. HTCC7211 genome and harbors:
- the leuC gene encoding 3-isopropylmalate dehydratase large subunit, whose amino-acid sequence is MSTTLYDKIWNDHLVDQQDDGTALLFVDRHLVHEVTSPQAFEGLRNTNRKVRRPNLTLAVADHNVPTTNRTKGIADEESKIQVDTLEANCKEFGIQLFGMDDKRQGIVHIIGPEQGFTQPGTVIVCGDSHTATHGAFGSLAFGIGTSEVEHVLATQTLVQKKAKNFRINVNGQLPLGVTSKDVILQIIGKIGTAGGTGSVIEYSGDLIRSLSVEQRMTICNMTIEGGARAGLIAPDEKIFDYLKGKPMSPKGDNWEKAVGYWNTLKTDTDASFDQEINLNANEILPMITWGTSPQDVITIDGKVPNPQSENDEDKKNSIERALKYMGLKPDMAAKDIKIDKVFIGSCTNGRIEDLREAAKILKDKKISSHVNAMVVPGSGLVKEQAEQEGLDKIFLASGFEWREPGCSMCLAMNADKLKPEERCASTSNRNFEGRQGRGGRTHLVSPGMAAAAAISGSLDDVRKYQN
- the leuB gene encoding 3-isopropylmalate dehydrogenase produces the protein MIKVRKRKILLLPGDGIGPEVINEVKKIINWFNDKKSLDFEIDEALVGGCSYDKHGTPITDEVFYKALESEVVMLGAVGGPKWDDIEFSKKPERALLKLRKELKLFANLRPAICFEQLVDASTLKPEIVSGLDIMIVRELTGGIYFGEPRGIKPIDNGERKGINTHTYTTSEITRVARIAFDLAKKRSNKVTSCEKSNVMEAGQLWKEEVQELHDKEYKDVELSHMLADNCAMQLLRNPKQFDVIVTDNLFGDMLSDQASMLTGSLGLLPSASLGAKNKDGEMRAMYEPIHGSAPDIAGKGIANPIASILSFAMALRYSLDLDNEADSLEKAVQAVLNEGLRTKDILSEGMKETSTSAMGDAIISKLQ
- the leuD gene encoding 3-isopropylmalate dehydratase small subunit; protein product: MKKFNSLKGIPAYLPIVNIDTDMIIPKQFLKTIKRTGLGKNLFFEMRYDNQGKEISDFVLNQSPYNDSKILITGKNFGCGSSREHAPWALLDFGITCVISSSYADIFFSNCFKNGILPIILEEEKIKELSEYANRKEEISVDLNEEKIVYGNNEIKFQVDPFKKKCLLEGLDDIALSLKKSDKIENFESNLKNKKPWIFND